One Kaistella polysaccharea DNA segment encodes these proteins:
- a CDS encoding Mpo1 family 2-hydroxy fatty acid dioxygenase gives MRKIDLLFAEYAESHQNQTNKLIHWICVPLIFWSILGFISLIPTPHFCVQYFGCISIVSIIAVILVTIFYFRLSWRIAVIMIFIMMLMEHLVYFVNVKFEHQSWIFFVVVFVLSWIGQFYGHKIEGKKPSFLKDLQFLLIGPIWLLSFILKKWNIKY, from the coding sequence ATGAGAAAAATAGATCTTCTTTTTGCCGAATACGCGGAAAGTCATCAGAATCAAACCAATAAATTAATTCACTGGATTTGTGTTCCTTTAATATTTTGGTCGATTTTAGGTTTTATCTCATTAATTCCAACGCCACATTTTTGTGTTCAATATTTCGGTTGCATCAGCATTGTAAGTATCATTGCAGTTATTTTGGTGACCATATTTTATTTCAGACTGTCGTGGAGAATTGCCGTCATCATGATTTTTATAATGATGTTGATGGAACATCTGGTTTATTTTGTCAATGTTAAATTTGAACACCAATCCTGGATTTTCTTTGTAGTCGTTTTTGTTCTCTCCTGGATCGGACAATTTTACGGCCATAAAATAGAAGGTAAAAAACCAAGTTTTCTAAAAGATTTACAGTTTTTACTTATCGGACCAATATGGTTGCTTTCTTTTATTTTGAAAAAATGGAACATCAAATATTAA
- a CDS encoding low molecular weight protein-tyrosine-phosphatase, translating to MKILMVCLGNICRSPLAEGILQSKLSDDFTVDSAGTINMHEGKSPDHRAVSIADKYNIDISEQQSRPFSASDFEKYDKIYCMDRNNLKDVLSLAKTDEDRNKVALFLENAEVPDPYWGDMKDFDEVFQLLETASERVAKDLKSRVKSKESHV from the coding sequence ATGAAAATATTAATGGTTTGTCTTGGGAATATTTGCAGAAGTCCTTTAGCGGAAGGAATTTTACAGTCAAAATTGTCAGACGATTTTACGGTCGATTCGGCGGGGACAATAAACATGCACGAAGGAAAAAGCCCCGATCACCGAGCGGTTTCAATAGCCGATAAATACAATATTGATATTTCTGAGCAGCAATCCAGACCTTTTAGCGCTTCAGATTTTGAAAAGTACGATAAAATCTACTGCATGGATCGAAATAATTTAAAAGATGTTTTATCCTTGGCAAAAACGGACGAAGACCGAAATAAAGTAGCCTTATTTTTGGAAAATGCCGAAGTTCCCGATCCCTATTGGGGTGATATGAAAGATTTTGATGAAGTTTTTCAACTTTTAGAAACTGCTTCTGAAAGGGTCGCAAAAGATTTAAAGTCTCGGGTAAAAAGTAAAGAGAGCCACGTATAG
- a CDS encoding class I SAM-dependent methyltransferase, with product MKDLMGQAIWDFYHDESPENLLTETSISEMDDLPVDYLFRDFEEMNMVEQKALELSKGKVLDVGAGAGSHSLYLQDEKGLDVLALDFSPKSIEVCKLRGVRNTVCSDILQFSGETYDTILLLMNGTGIFQSLDKIDVYLEKLHSLLKDDGQILIDSTDILYMYDRSDDGGVLVPTEHYYGEVDYFVHYKLDTEKPIKWLYLDFETMKRAVENNGFKIEKILQQEDSYLARLTKKT from the coding sequence ATGAAAGATCTAATGGGGCAGGCGATTTGGGATTTTTATCATGACGAAAGTCCTGAAAATTTATTGACCGAAACTTCTATTTCTGAGATGGATGATCTGCCAGTAGACTATCTATTTCGAGATTTTGAGGAGATGAATATGGTGGAACAAAAAGCTTTGGAATTATCGAAAGGTAAAGTTTTAGATGTTGGCGCTGGCGCCGGTTCACACAGTTTATACCTTCAAGATGAAAAAGGTTTGGATGTTTTGGCCTTAGATTTTTCTCCGAAATCAATTGAAGTTTGTAAACTACGTGGTGTTAGAAATACAGTATGTTCAGATATTCTTCAGTTTTCTGGTGAAACTTACGATACAATTTTGTTGTTAATGAATGGAACCGGAATTTTCCAGTCTCTTGATAAAATTGATGTTTACTTAGAAAAATTACATTCACTTTTAAAGGACGACGGTCAAATCTTAATTGACAGTACTGATATTCTCTACATGTACGATCGGTCCGACGATGGCGGAGTTTTAGTCCCGACCGAACATTATTATGGGGAAGTCGATTATTTTGTTCACTATAAATTGGATACAGAAAAACCGATTAAGTGGCTTTATTTAGATTTTGAAACCATGAAAAGAGCCGTTGAAAATAATGGATTTAAAATTGAAAAAATTCTTCAGCAGGAAGATTCATATTTAGCCAGATTAACAAAAAAGACCTGA
- the metG gene encoding methionine--tRNA ligase — MSERKLITAALPYANGPVHIGHLAGVYIPADVYARFNRRLGKEVAFICGSDEHGIPITIRAKKEGVTPQDIVDKYHEIIKQSFEDLGISFDEYSRTTSKRHHDVSQEFFKTLYNKGKFIEEVSEQYFDEQANEFLADRYIVGTCPNCGNENAYGDQCEKCGSTLSPSELINPKSMLSGNVPILKETKNWYLPLNDYEDFLNEWIIEGHKDDWKPNVYGQVKSWLTDGLKPRAMTRDLNWGVPVPLPDAEGKVLYVWFDAPIGYISFTQEWAEKNGKDWKDYWQNENTDLVHFIGKDNIVFHCIIFPAMMKAHGDYIMPTNVPAFEFLNLENDKISTSRNWAVWAHEYVQEFPGQQDVLRYALLSSAPETKDNNFTWKDFQTKNNSELVGIFGNFINRVAVLIHKYYDGVVPAGNENADELEEIAKAATEVENFLEHYEFRNALTAMMNLARFGNQYLQIEEPWKTIKDNPEKAAGSLFIAAQIAVGLAQICEPFLPFSAEKLQKMFNVSQLNWSDIKNEKVLIKTGHQINPAELLFSKIEDETIEFQIQKLENTKESNKKTNPKANPMKEEIQFDDFTKIDLRTATILTAEKVEKADKLLKFSVDTGVDVRTVVSGVAESFTPEECVGKQVMILLNLAPRKIRGIESQGMLLLTNDAEGKLVFVTPEKQVENGIEIG; from the coding sequence ATGTCAGAAAGAAAGTTGATTACGGCAGCCTTGCCTTATGCTAATGGACCAGTTCATATTGGCCATCTCGCAGGAGTTTATATTCCTGCAGATGTGTACGCGAGGTTCAACAGAAGATTAGGAAAAGAAGTCGCTTTTATTTGCGGATCTGATGAACACGGAATTCCAATTACTATTCGTGCTAAAAAAGAAGGCGTAACTCCACAAGATATCGTTGACAAATACCACGAAATCATCAAACAATCTTTCGAAGATTTGGGAATTTCTTTTGATGAATATTCCAGAACGACTTCAAAAAGACATCACGATGTTAGTCAGGAATTTTTCAAGACCTTATATAATAAAGGAAAGTTTATCGAAGAAGTTTCCGAACAATACTTTGATGAACAAGCTAATGAATTCCTCGCAGACCGTTATATTGTAGGAACTTGCCCAAATTGCGGTAATGAAAACGCATATGGTGATCAGTGCGAAAAATGTGGTTCTACCCTTTCGCCTTCAGAATTGATTAATCCAAAATCAATGTTAAGCGGAAATGTTCCCATTTTAAAGGAAACTAAAAACTGGTATCTTCCTTTAAATGATTACGAAGATTTCTTGAATGAATGGATTATCGAAGGACATAAAGATGATTGGAAACCGAATGTTTACGGCCAAGTAAAATCATGGCTCACCGATGGTTTGAAACCAAGAGCGATGACTCGGGATTTGAACTGGGGCGTTCCTGTTCCTCTTCCTGATGCAGAAGGAAAAGTCCTTTACGTTTGGTTTGATGCGCCGATTGGCTATATTTCTTTCACCCAGGAATGGGCAGAGAAAAACGGCAAAGACTGGAAAGATTACTGGCAAAATGAAAATACAGATTTGGTCCATTTTATCGGAAAAGACAATATTGTTTTCCACTGTATAATTTTTCCGGCGATGATGAAAGCGCATGGTGATTACATTATGCCGACCAATGTTCCTGCTTTTGAATTTTTAAATTTAGAAAACGACAAAATCTCGACTTCGCGTAACTGGGCAGTTTGGGCCCACGAATATGTTCAGGAATTCCCGGGTCAGCAAGATGTTTTGCGTTATGCCCTACTTTCTTCCGCGCCGGAAACCAAAGACAATAACTTTACGTGGAAAGATTTCCAAACCAAAAACAATTCTGAATTGGTGGGGATTTTCGGGAACTTTATTAATAGAGTTGCCGTTTTGATTCATAAATATTACGACGGCGTGGTTCCGGCTGGAAATGAAAATGCAGACGAACTTGAGGAAATTGCGAAAGCCGCTACCGAAGTTGAAAATTTCTTAGAACATTACGAATTCAGAAATGCTTTAACGGCAATGATGAATCTGGCGCGTTTCGGAAATCAATATCTTCAGATTGAAGAACCTTGGAAAACCATTAAAGATAATCCGGAAAAAGCCGCAGGTTCTTTATTTATCGCCGCTCAAATCGCCGTTGGTTTAGCACAGATTTGTGAACCATTCTTGCCATTCAGTGCAGAGAAATTACAGAAAATGTTTAATGTTTCTCAACTCAACTGGTCAGACATTAAAAACGAAAAAGTATTGATCAAAACTGGACATCAAATTAATCCGGCAGAATTATTATTTTCTAAAATTGAAGATGAAACGATTGAATTTCAAATTCAGAAATTAGAGAACACGAAAGAATCCAACAAAAAAACCAATCCTAAAGCGAACCCGATGAAAGAAGAAATTCAATTTGATGATTTTACCAAAATCGATTTACGAACTGCTACAATTCTGACTGCAGAAAAAGTAGAAAAAGCAGATAAACTATTGAAATTCTCCGTCGATACTGGAGTTGATGTCAGGACGGTTGTTTCGGGAGTTGCTGAAAGTTTCACGCCAGAAGAATGTGTAGGAAAACAGGTCATGATTTTATTAAATCTTGCTCCACGTAAAATCAGAGGAATCGAATCTCAGGGAATGTTGCTTTTAACCAATGATGCAGAAGGAAAATTAGTATTTGTAACACCTGAAAAGCAAGTAGAAAACGGTATTGAGATCGGATAA
- a CDS encoding SAM-dependent methyltransferase, giving the protein MLFLIPAYLSENSPIDYFAPAVKEYILKTDYFFVENEKTARKVVKFFAPEKKQADLKLFLLDKNTERKDLQEAQMLMKKGQDFGLLSEAGLPCLADPGNVMVKWCHENNVKVIPINGPSSIIMALISSGFNGQEFTFHGYLPIDKTEKKTKIKWLENQMNQTGYSQIFMETPYRNNPLFEDLCKFLAPTTKLCIAANINDPENEFIKTLTIKDWQKNKPELHKIPAIFVLGK; this is encoded by the coding sequence ATGTTATTCCTCATTCCTGCCTATTTATCTGAAAATTCACCCATCGATTATTTCGCACCAGCGGTTAAAGAATATATTTTAAAGACTGATTATTTTTTTGTGGAAAATGAAAAAACTGCCCGAAAAGTGGTTAAATTTTTTGCACCCGAAAAGAAACAAGCCGATTTAAAATTATTTCTCCTGGATAAAAATACAGAAAGAAAAGATCTGCAGGAAGCACAAATGCTCATGAAAAAAGGCCAGGATTTTGGCTTGCTTTCAGAGGCCGGTTTACCTTGTCTCGCTGATCCCGGAAATGTAATGGTAAAGTGGTGTCATGAAAATAATGTGAAAGTAATCCCTATAAATGGACCTTCTTCTATTATTATGGCGTTGATTTCTAGTGGATTTAATGGTCAGGAATTTACTTTCCATGGCTATCTACCTATCGATAAAACGGAAAAGAAAACGAAAATCAAATGGTTAGAAAATCAAATGAATCAAACAGGATATTCCCAAATCTTCATGGAAACACCTTATCGGAATAATCCGCTTTTTGAAGATCTTTGTAAATTTTTAGCGCCGACTACCAAACTATGCATCGCTGCAAATATCAATGACCCGGAAAATGAATTCATCAAAACATTAACCATAAAAGACTGGCAGAAAAATAAGCCGGAACTTCATAAAATTCCTGCGATTTTTGTTTTAGGGAAATAA
- the dnaA gene encoding chromosomal replication initiator protein DnaA has translation MDENLTLIWEKCLQFMRDNLNAAEDNTDLKKLENSFDLLFDNVRPVSLVSNNLTLLVPSDFYKEYIEDNYLSLLSAALKKNIGKGVKLWYSVMENKPSGQEKPITLNVKGKSVPTPKMQETLPPSFSANLINPFVVPGMKKINIDSNLKADFSFDNYVEGESNKFASTVAKSIAKRPGATAFNPLFLYGGYGVGKTHLGHAVGLEVKHAYPEKVVLYLSSEKFIQQFVSAAKAHKQTEFANFYQMVDVLIIDDIQFLSGKKSTQDSFFHIFDYLHQNGKQIILTSDKAPVDILDIQDRIVSRFKWGLSAEIKSPDFDTRRKIIVDKLSRDGIVLTEDMLDYLASEVKTNVRELIGVINSVIAYSTIYKSDLSLELLKETISKIAANQKKVINIPYIQEVVCEYFGIQREQLLSKTRKREIALPRQLAMYFAKEFTNATFNKIGEEMGGKDHSTVMYACDTIKDVSKIDKEVKKYVKELTEKIKQ, from the coding sequence ATGGATGAAAATTTAACACTTATTTGGGAAAAGTGTCTTCAGTTTATGAGGGATAACCTTAATGCAGCTGAGGATAATACTGATCTAAAAAAACTTGAGAATTCTTTTGATTTATTGTTCGATAATGTTCGCCCAGTTTCCTTGGTAAGCAATAATCTTACCCTTTTGGTTCCGAGTGATTTTTACAAGGAATATATTGAAGATAATTACCTTTCATTACTTTCTGCTGCGCTTAAAAAAAATATTGGAAAAGGAGTAAAACTTTGGTATTCTGTTATGGAAAATAAGCCTTCCGGACAGGAAAAGCCCATTACTTTAAATGTAAAAGGCAAAAGTGTTCCGACGCCAAAAATGCAGGAAACTTTACCACCCTCTTTTTCTGCGAACCTCATTAATCCATTTGTGGTTCCTGGAATGAAGAAAATTAATATTGATTCAAACCTTAAAGCTGATTTTTCTTTTGATAATTATGTTGAAGGTGAAAGCAATAAATTTGCCTCAACGGTTGCAAAATCAATTGCGAAAAGACCGGGCGCAACAGCTTTTAATCCCTTATTTTTATACGGAGGTTATGGTGTTGGAAAAACGCATTTAGGACATGCAGTTGGATTGGAAGTTAAACATGCTTATCCAGAGAAAGTGGTTCTTTATTTATCATCCGAGAAATTCATTCAGCAATTCGTTTCCGCAGCGAAAGCCCATAAGCAGACAGAATTTGCAAATTTCTACCAAATGGTTGATGTTTTAATAATTGATGATATTCAGTTTTTATCCGGCAAAAAATCTACACAAGACAGCTTTTTCCATATTTTCGATTACTTGCATCAAAACGGAAAACAAATTATTCTAACTTCTGATAAAGCACCGGTGGATATTTTAGATATTCAAGACCGAATCGTTTCTCGATTTAAGTGGGGTCTTTCGGCAGAAATTAAATCTCCGGATTTCGATACACGACGAAAAATCATCGTTGATAAATTAAGCCGCGACGGAATTGTGCTGACAGAAGATATGTTAGATTATCTGGCGTCAGAAGTAAAAACAAACGTTCGCGAACTGATCGGGGTAATTAATTCAGTGATTGCATATTCGACAATCTACAAGTCTGATTTATCATTGGAACTCCTGAAAGAAACCATCAGTAAAATTGCCGCTAATCAGAAAAAAGTCATCAACATTCCTTATATTCAGGAAGTGGTTTGTGAGTATTTTGGGATTCAAAGAGAGCAGTTGTTATCAAAAACACGTAAAAGAGAAATTGCTTTACCGAGACAGTTAGCGATGTATTTCGCAAAAGAGTTCACCAATGCAACTTTTAATAAAATTGGAGAGGAAATGGGCGGTAAAGACCATTCTACGGTAATGTATGCGTGCGATACGATAAAAGATGTTTCTAAAATAGACAAAGAAGTTAAGAAATACGTGAAAGAATTAACGGAGAAAATTAAGCAGTAA